The genome window TGCAGCAGCCGTGCATCGCGGTAGTACTGCACGCTCATGGCCTGGCGCGACAGCAGCGCCTGCAGGGCGCGCCAGCGGGCCGTGCCGCGCCGCAATTCAATGAAGCGCGTGCTGGCACACAGGGCGGCCACGGTTTTCGCGTGCTGCCAGTCGTCGTCGTCATCGATGAAACAGCCCAGGTGCACGCGGAAATGCCGGCTCAGGTACTGCAGCATGTGCCACGAGCGTATCTTGTCGCCCTTGTTGGGCGGATACGGCAGGCGGTGGGTGAGGAAGAGCAGTTCGCGCATGGCGTGTCCCCTTCCTTAGCCCAGTTGCCGCACGATGTGCGGCCCCAGCAGGTTGGCCAGCGGCAGCGGCAGACGGCGCCAGGCGCGGATGAACAGCGCGTATTTGGGATTCAGTGGATTGACTTCCGGCAAGGCCTTGGCGCGCACGAGCTGGTAGGCATACGGCAGCGGCTGCGGCGTAAAACCCCAGTTCTTCTTGAAGTCGTATGCCCCGGTCCCCAGCTTGCTGCGGCCGAAATCGAACAGGCGGTAGCCACGCGCGCTGGCGCGGCGCATCGCTTCCCAGTACATGAAGTCGTTGGCGCCCGTGCTGCGCGCCAGCGGCGTGCCGCCGCCGTAATACGGCAGCACTTCATCGCGGAAATAGAACAGCAGCACGCTGGCCTGCGCCTGCTGGCCGTGGTACACGGTGAGGATCTCGCAGGCGTCAGCAAACACCGCGCGCAGCAGGGCAAAATGGCGGCGCGCGAAGACGGGCGTGCCGAGCCGGTGCACGCTGGCCGCATAGATCGGGTAGAAGCGCTGCAAGTCATAGTCGATGGCGCTGTGCAGGCCGCCGGCCATGGCCTTGCGCACGACGGCGCGCTGCTTGCGGGGAATCGCCAGCAAGTTCTGTTCGGCATCGGGATGCAGGGGACGGCGGAAGGTCGCGTACAGGGGTTTGTGCAGCCAGCCGCCTTGGGCATTGTCCTCTACCTCGCACCAGCGGTATTCCAGGTGCCCCACGCCGAGGCGCCGCGCCAGCGCCAGCGCCGCTTCGTCGAGGGCCAGTCGCACGGCCGGGCTGCCGCCGGCGATGCCGCCGTACACGCAAAACGGCAGCGAGACGAGGGACGAGCCGAACAAGCGGCTGCGCACATGCGCCAGCGGCAACACGGCGGCGATGCGCCCGTCCTGTTCCGCGTACAGGAAATGGCTGTCATGGTGAAAACCTTGCTGCATGATGGTGTGCCAGCCGGCGCGGTGAAAGAAGGTGGCTTCGGGACAGGTCTCGACAAAGGCATCCCAGCGCGCATGTTCGTGCGCCTGCAGGAATCGCACGGCAATGGCGGCGCTGGACGGCGCCGGATCGACAGGAAGGCTGGCCTCGTGCATCATGTGCTTTCCAAAAAAATACGGTCCATGCGGTCCCAGGGGAAGTCGCCCGTCAGGCGCGCCAGCCGCGCTTCCATGCGCCCCAGGTTCAGGTAGTGGCGAAAGCGCGTCTTCGCGCTCAGGCCCGGCGGGCGCGGCTGGCCGGGATCGAGTTCCCAGGGATGAAAATAGAATATGCCAGCTTGCCCGTCGCGCGAATTGATGCGTCGCAAAAGCCAGCGCGACAGTGCATACGGCATCAATCTGAAGTAACCGCCGCCGCCGGCCGGCAGGTTGCGCCCGCGCAAGCGCACTGTGCTGACAGGCAATTCCAGCATGCCGTGCGGCCCCCGTGGGCGCCAGGCGAAGCGCGGTGCATCGGGCATGCCGTAATGGTCGTGGCGGATCGGATAGATGCTGGAACTGTAGCGGTAGCCCGCTTCCTGCAGCACGTCGAAGGCCCACAGGTTGGCCGCGCCGATGGAAAAGCTGGGCGCCCGATAGCCGTGCACGGGCAGCCCCGTCAACTGTTCCAGGATGGTCTTGCTGCGCCGCACATCGTCGGCGAACTGGGCGGCCGACTGGCCGCTGGCGCGCAGGTGCGCATAGCCGTGGCTGGCCACTTCGTGCCCCGCGTCGGCCACGCGGCGCAGCATGGCCGGATAGCGCTCGGCAATCCAGCCCAATGTAAAAAAAGTGGCGTGGATGCGCCGGCTTTCCAGCAGCAGCAAGATACGTTCGATATTCGCCTCGACCCGGCATTCCAGGCGGGGCCAGTCGGCGCGCGCGATGTGCGGCGCGAAGGCGGACACCTGGAAATAGTCTTCCACGTCGATGGTCAGCGCGTTGCGTAGTATGGCTGGCGGCGTCATGGCGTGCCCGGGCGCGCCGCCAGCCAGGGGGCGATGACGGCGGCGATGCGCTCGGCTGCGTGGCCATCCCACAGGGGCGGAATGCGGCCCCGCTTGCCGCCCGTCTCCAAGATGCCCCGCGCCAGCGCCAGAATGGTGGCCGGCTGCGTGCCGGCCAGGGTATTCGTGCCGGCGCGGACGGTGACGGGGCGCTCCGTATTGTCGCGCAGGGTCAGGCAAGGCACGCCCAGGGCCGTGCTTTCTTCCTGGATGCCGCCGGAATCGGTCAGCACCAGGCGCGCGCCCTGCATCAGGCCCAGCATTTCCAGGTAGCCCAGCGGCGGCAGGCAGACGATGGCCTGCCGCGCCAGCAATGGTTCCAGGCCCGCCAGACGCAAGCCTGCCAGGGTGCGCGGGTGGATGGGAAACAGCAGCGGCAGCTGGCATGACAATTGCCCAAGCGCCTGCAGCAGCGCTGCGAGTTGCGCCGGATCATCGACGTTCGACGGCCGGTGCAAGGTCAACAGGCCATACGCGGGCGGGCAGGCGTGGCCGTGGGGGCGCAGGGTGGTTTCGGGCTTGACTGCGCGCGGCAGTTGCCGCCGCAGGCTGTCGATCATGACGTTGCCCGTGAAATGGATGCGTTCGGGGGCGATGCCTTCGCGCAGCAGGTTGTCGCGCGCGCTTTCTTCGCTGGTCAGCAGCAGGCTTGATAATTGATCCGTCAGCACGCGGTTGATTTCCTCGGGCATGCGCCGGTCGCCGCTGCGCAGGCCCGCCTCGACGTGGATCACGGGGATGTCGCGCTTGGCCGCCACCAGTGCGCACGCCAGGGTGGAATTGACGTCGCCCACCACCAGCACGCCATCGGGCGCCAGCGGCGGATGCGCGTCGAGCACGGCGTCGAAGCGGCGCATGATCTCGGCCGTCTGCTGCGCATGGTTGCCGGAGCCGACGTCGAGCGATATGTCGGGTGCGCGCAGGTCCAGATCCGTAAACAGCTGGCTATTCATGGCCGCATCGTAATGTTGGCCGGTATGCAATAAGGTTACGCGCACGGCGGGCGCCTGGCGCGCCAGGGCGGCCAGGATGGGCGCCATCTTCATCAGGTTGGGGCGCGCGGCCACCACGCACAGCAGGTGCGCGGGCGCGGCGGACGGTAGCGAACGATCGGACATGCTGCGGCCTCCTTAGAATTGCATGGTGAGCGTGGCGCTGACGCCGTTTTCGCGGTAATCGCCGCCGTAGTTGCTGGCGTGCCGCGTATGCCGCACGTCGATGCTGGCCGTCATGTTCGGCTGCAGGATGCGGCTGTAGCCGGCCGTCACGGTGATGTTGTTGTCGCGCCGGGGCACGCTCAGCGAGCGCACGCCGGCGTAGCCGGCATTGACATTCACGCTGGTGCGCGCACTGGCTTGCCAGTTCCAGCCGACGTTGGCGCCGATCTGGCGCGTGCGGTCTTCGCTGCCGAACTCCATGCCGGGCAGCAAGGCGCTGTCGATGCCGCTGGCCGTTTGCGCCGTGCGGTCGACGGCCGTGACGCCGACGACCATCGTGCTTTTGGCCGTGGCGCGCGCCATCGTCAGCTTCAGCTGCTCTTCCAGGAAATAACGGTGGCTGAAGTAATTGATGGCGCCCCGTTCCGGCCCCAGGCTGTTGGCGTAGCGCAGGAAGGCATTGATGCGCAAGCGCCTGTCGCGCGCGTTGGGAAAGATGCCGCGCCATAATTGATCGAGCAGCTGGCCCGCATCGAGGTCGCCCAGGCGCGCAAACTGCGTGGGCATGGTGGTGATGTCTTCGCTGTAGCTCAGTTGCCAGTTGGTATGGCGCTGCAGGAAGTTGGCATCGAGGCTGTAGGTGTGGCCAAAAAAGCGCTTGCCCGTGCTGAAGGCCACGCTGGTGCGCGGCGACGGCGTCCACACGCCGCCCAGCGACCAGAAACGGCCTTCCGGCGCCTTGCCGTTGCTCGAGATATAGCCTTCCTTTTCCATGCCGCCGCTGGCCGTGGCCGCCCATTTTCTGCTGAACGGATAGCGCAGGCCCACGCTGCTGCGCTGCATGCGCACGGGCGCCAGCTTGCTGTCCTGCGTGCGGCGCACATCGTGGCTGGCGTTCCAGGACCAGCCCTGGCCGCGCGGTTCGCCGCTGAGCAGCAATTCCATTTCATCGCTGTGCACGGACAGCAGATCGCCGCCGCTGGCTACCGTATTGCGCGTGTAGCGCAGCTCGGCCGTGGCCAGGCCGCGGAAGCGGTGGCGCAGGTAGGGGCTGATGCTGGTGGTGCGCACCGTGCTGGTATTGTCCGTGTCGGGCAGATCATCGATCAATTGCGGGCCGAACGGCGAGATGTTGCGCCGGCTCACGCTGGCGTTGGCATCGATGAAGAACCAGTCCTGCATCACCTCGGCGTCGGCTGCGGCGTGCAAGTCGTGGTTGTCGCTATTGCCGCGCTGCCCGGAGAGGTATTTGTGCCAGCTGTAATCGAGGTTCACGCGCAGGCGCGGGCCCGTGCCGATGAGGGCGATGGCGGGCGCGATTTCCGTGATGAAGTCCGATTGCGCCTGGCCGGGCGGCGCGCGCGTGGCATTGTCCGTATAGCTTTCGCGCAGGCGCAGCGAGGGCTTGACCAGCCAGTCGACAGCAAAGGCCGGCAGGGGCAGCAGCAGGGACAGCAAGGGCAGCAGCGGCAGCGGAACCCGGCGGCTAGTCGTAATAGCCATAGCCGTAGTAGTCGTTGCCGGGGAACGATTTGGTCTTGTTGTAGATCAGATGTATGTGTTCGCACGCTTCGATCTGGCGCAGCGCTTCCTTGACGGCGTGCTGGGTCGTCGTTTCCGCCTCGACCACCATCACCACCTGGCCCATCTGTCCCACCAGCGCGTGCGCTTCGCTGGTAATCAGCAAGGGCGGCGAATCGAAGACGACGACGCGGTCGCCATAGCGGCTGGCGATCTCGGCCAGCAGGCGGCTCATGGCCCGGCTGGCCAGCAATTCCGTCGCGTGCTTGTTGCTGCGCCCGGCGGGCAGGATGCTCAGGTTGGCCACGTTGGTTTTCAGGATCACGTCCCCCATGGCCAGTTGCGGGTCGAGCAGCACGTCCATCAGCCCCGGCTCCGGCGACAGGCCCAGCACTTTCAGCACGGACGGGCGCGCCACGTCGGCATCGACCAGCAGCACCGTGATATCCATTTCCATGGCGATGCTCATGGCCAGGTTGACGGCGCAATACGTCTTGCCTTCGCCGGGCATGGCGCTGGTGACGACGATCAGGTTGCCGTGGTGGATGGCCTCGTCGCCGCTGGCGCGCGCCTGGCGCAGCAGCGGGCGCTTGATGATGCGGAAATCTTCGGCCACCGAACTGCGTCCGCCTTCCTGCGTGAGCATGCCTTGCTCCGCCAGCCAGGCCAGGTTCAGCGGGCGGTACTGGGGGTTGCCGGCCGCCGCCGCGCCATCCGCAACATCTGGACCATAGGGCACGCCGGCCTCGGCCACGCCCAGGATCGTGGGTTCCTGCTTGCCGCTGTCCTTGCTGCTCATCGTCGCTCCCTTGGTGGCTCTAGAATTTCAGCAGCGCGGCCGTCATGACCCCGCCGTACAGCACGAACAGGCTGCCCAGGCAACCGGCAAACGCATAGCGGGCGCGGCGGCGGCGCACCTGCTGCAGCGGCGTCCAGTTCATCGATACCGTGCCCAGCACATTCAAGCCCGTGGCATCGCGCAGTTCGGCGGGGCTGAGGAAGGTGGGGCGCACCTGGCTGATCAGGAGAGCCGTGGCGATGCCGGCCACCAGGGCCGCGCCCAGCGCCGCGGAAAACAGCAGCGGACGGTTCGGGCCGACGGGCGCATATTGCACCGTGGGCGGGTCGATGATCTTGAAGGCCATCATCTCGGTGGTGGAACTGAGTTCGCCCGACAGCTTGGCCGCTTCGCGCCGACCGATCAGCTTTTCATAGTTTTCCTTGTTGATGACGTAGTCGCGGTTCAGTTGCGCCAGCTGCGATTCCACCTCGGGCACGGCATTGCTCTGCGCCAGCAGGCGCTCATTGCGCGCGCTGTACTCCTGCACGCGGGCACGGATGGCGGCCACCTTGGCATCCGCATCCGTCAGCGCCACCTTCAGCTGCTGCAGCATGGGGCTGTAGTTCTTGCCCGGGTCGCCGGACGCCGTTTTCAGCTTGCTTTCCTCGATCTTGCGCTCCTCCAGTTGGGCGATGAGGCGCTTCGAGGCGATGATGTCGGGATGCAATTCCGTAAATTGCATGCGCAGGCTGTCCAGATTCTTGTTGAGCGTGGCGATGCGCTCGTCGAGTTCGGGATTCGTGATCGATGCCGCGTTCGGCTCCAGATCGAGCACGGGTTCGTCGCCCTCGATCTGGCTCTGGATGGCCTTGCGCGCCTGTTCCGCCTCGACCAGTTCCAGCTTGGCATTGTTCAGGCTATCGGACGACATCAGCAGCTGGCTGCCATAGTCGATGCCCTGGCGCGGCAGCAGCAGGTTGTTGCGGATCTTGAATTCCTTCACCAGGTTTTCCGCCGCGCTCAGCTTGTCCTCGTAATTCTTGATCTGCTCGTCGATGAATTGCACGGCCTTCTGCGAATCGCCCTTTTTTTCCTGGAAACTGCCTTCGACAAAGATGGTCAGCAGGCTTTGCACCACGTCGCGCACCAGCTTCGGGTCGCGCCCGCTGTAGCTGATGGTGTAGATATCGTAGGCGTTGGTGCCGGTGATCTTGATGCGGCTCATCAGCTCATCGAGCCGGGCTTCGTGTTCGCGCACGGTCTTCGAATCGAGGTCGAGGTCGACCATGCGCATGACGCGCTCCACGTTCGGGCGGCTGAGCAGGGTGCGGCTCATGATGGCCACCTGTTGTTCCGTGTTCGGCACGCTGGTCATGCCGGCCAACAGCGGCTTGAGGATGGTTTGCGTATCGACAAACACGCGCGCCGACGTCTGGAAGTCGTCGGGTAGCGTAATGACCTTGATGAAGCCGACTATCGCCACCAGCCACGCCACCAGCAGCGCATGCCAGCGGTACTTCCAGATGCCTTTCAGGCTGGAAAGCAGTTGCTGTATCAATTGCTCCATGTCGCTTCCTTCAGGTGACGGTGCTGCACGGTCGATGGCTGGGCGGCGCGGACAACGGCGTCTTGCAAGAAATGCTTGCCTGTTGAGTAAGCAAAGTATAGGGCGGCTGTGGAGCAAAATTTCCCAAGATGATTGCTTCTTGATACGCCTCAAGGTTCACTTGCCGGGTTTTAATAATCATAGGAAGTTCGCGGCCCAGGCTGGTTCTGCGGGGCCGGCCATGGATGCGCCATCGACTCGAAGAGGCTCCGCATGAATCCGTTTCGCCGTGCATTTGTATGCCACACGCTGCTCCTGGCCTGTACCAGCAGCTTGCTGGGGGGCTGCCGCACCCGCTATCCGCTGGCGCCCGCCGACGACAGCGCCCCCATGCACGACTACCTGATCGGCCCGGGCGACTCCGTCAACATCATCGTCTGGCGCAATCCGGAAGTGTCGCTGACGGTGGCTGTGCGGCCCGATGGCAAGATCACCACGCCGCTGGTGGAGGATTTGACCGCCAGCGGCAAGACCTCGACCCAGCTGGCGCGCGATATCGAGCAAGCCTTGGGCAAGTTTATCCAGCAACCGGTGGTGACGGTCATCGTCACCAATTTCTCGGGCCCGTATGGCGAGCAGATCCGGGTCATCGGCGAGGCGGCCAAGCCGCAGGCGCTGCCGTACCGCCTGGGCATGTCGCTGATGGACGTGCTCATCGCCGTGGGCGGCATCACTGACTTTGCCGCCGGCAACAAGGCCAGCATCATCCGCATGCGCGACGGCAACCAGCAGCAGCTGGGCGTGCGCCTGGACGACCTGCTCAAGAGTGGCGATATTTCCGCGAACGTCATGATGCGGCCGGGCGACGTGCTGCTGATACCGGAGAGCTTTTTTTAGCAGCGGGCTCGGCAATATCAAAACAGCACTTATATTTGTCAATTTGTACTTGCAGGCAAATTTCAGCATGCAATTTTGCTACTGAATAGCATATTTCTTCTGTTTTTTTTGCCTGACGCGGGAACTTCTCTGCTTTTTATCTTGTCACAAGGCATTGGCTTCAGTCCGTCTTGACGGCTGCCGATGAACGTGAGGACAAGATGAGCTTTGAAGATGAACCTATTATTTCCTTCGACACGCCAGGTGCTTTCAGTGACCTGGTGGTGGGCGAGGGCCAGATCGACCCGGCGATGGAGCACGAGCTCGACCTGCAGCGCTTTCATATCCGCATGGCCAATTCGCGTGGCCGGCGCGAGGCGGCCAGTTTGCTGATCCGCAAGATGTACGGCTGGCGCGGCTATGCCGTCGATCCAGGCATCGCGCATGCGCTGAATAAAATCACCCTGTTTGCGGAAACGGCGGGCTCCACCGTCGGCACCATGACCCTGTGCCTGGACAATGACGAGACGGGCTTGCCCGCCGATGAAAACTTCCGCGACAAGCTCGACGTGCTGCGCGAGCAGGGGCGCCGGCTGTGCGAACCGTCGCGCCTGGCCATCGACAAGGGCGTGAGCAAGCGCGTGTTTGCGGCGCTGATTCATATTTCTTATATTTATGCCCACAATATTCACGGCTTTACGGATTACGTCATCGAAGTCAATCCACGCCATGTGGTGTTTTACAAGCGCATGCTGGGTTTCAAGGATTTTGGCGGCGAGCGAGAGTGCACGCGCGTGGGGGCGCCGGCCGTCTTGCTGCGCCTGGACCTCGACTACATGGGGGCCCAGATACGCAAGTACGGCGGCATGATGGAACAGCATGGGGGTGAACGGTCGTTTTACCCCTTTTTTTTTCCGACATGGGATGAGCCAGGGATTACCGACCGGCTCAGGCAGGGGCGCAACTGACTCATTTATTTTTCAGCAAGATCGCCTGCATGTGGCTGCCCGGAATCGCGTAGGTGATACCGCTGGGCGCGGTGATGGCCGCCTCTTTCAGGCCCTTGACATACACCATGTTGACGATGCCGTAGACGATGCCGGTCTCGGGATCGAACAGGGGGCTGCCGCTGCTGCCCGGATACGCCGTCGCGTCCAGCTGGAACACCGTGTACGGCGCTTTTTGCAGTTGCGCCAGGCGCCGGGTGTCGAGGCGCTGCGCGGTGGCGCTGGGCCTGACCACCGGCGTCAGCGACGATACGGTGGCGCGGTGCGTGACGTGGTGCAGACCCAGTAAGGTACCCAGCGGAAACCCGGTAAAGGCCATGGCCTGGCCTTCGCGCACCGTGGCCGCGTCGCCCAGCGCCAGGGCCGGCAGCGGTGCGCCAGCCAGGCGCAGCAAGGCCAGGTCGTGTTCGGTGTCCACCGCCTGGATTCTGGCGGGGCGAAATTGCGCCGCCTCGCCCTGGCCCGTGAGTATGCCGATGGATTCGTCCGGACTGGCGTCGAGCAATTTCTGAACCACATGGGCGCAGGTCAGCACGCTCAAGCCGTCGCCCGCCACGAAACCCGTGCCGAGGAAATTCATGGGCGGCGTGCGCGTCGCCTGCAGGCTGCCCACGCCGACGACGGACGGCTTCACGCGCGCAATGACTTGCGCCAGGGCTTGGTCGGCGCGGCAGGGCGCGCTGGCCACAGCCAGGAGCAAACCGGACAGCAGGACGGCGGAGAATGTCAACGGCGGGGATTTCATGGCGGCAGGCTTTCAAGGGGAGGAGGTAGCGGGGGCTGCAGCAATGCGCACAGCAGCATCAGATAGCACAGCAGGGCGATGCGCGGCACGTCGAGCAGGCTGTCGAACAGGCCGACGACGAGAAAACCCAGCAGGGCGGCGGCGCAGGCCAGCGCGCACTGGTTGCCCGCCGTTGCCTGGCGCAGCAGGCGCAGGCCGGCCAGGGATAACAGGGCCAGCAGGGACAGTGCGCCGCACCAGCCCGTTTCCACCAGCACATGCAGCGCCAGGCTCTTGATATGCCACGGCAAGTGATGGTGGTCGCTGCTGAAAAACCAGTAATTGTTGGCCTGCGTAAAGCGCCCGTTGGCGATCATTTCCTCGCCGCCGGGCGCGCGCAGGCTCAGATTGTCCACGTCGATCACGGACGAGGTGGCCGTGCCGCTGGCCGCCAGTTCCAGTTGCACGGGCGGGCGCAGCAGCCAGGCGCCCGCGCCCAGCCATTTGCTGTCGAACGGCACTTCATAGTGCTGCCAGGCCGGCACGGGACTGCCAGGCGGCGGCGCCCGCAGGCGCAGGGGGACAGGCACGCAAGCTTGTGCGTACAGCAATTGCCGCTGGCACAGGCGCACCAGCAGCACGGGCATGGGGCCGCTTCGGCGCGCGTCCAGCGCCAGGGTGTAGTGCGTGGCCGGCTGCAGCGGCAGGCGTTGCAGCAGCCGCAGCAGTTCGCCATAGCCGGCGCTGTAGCCGGGGCTGGCCAGGCGCACATAGGTGTTGGGGGAATTGCCAGGCTGGCCCTCTTCTTGCGCATACGCGATGCTGGCCGGCACATCGCGCCCCGGATTGTGCCAGTAGTACGTGGCAGGAAAGCTGCCCATGCCCATGCCGAACAGCTGATCGCCCCAGTCGGACGGCTGCATGGCCAGCACTTGCCGCCAATGGCGCAAGCGCCCTTGCATGTCGAAGGCTGTGGTGGCGAAACGTTCGGTGGCGTAATAGCTGGCCGAGACGGGGATGGCCAGCAGCAGCAGGATGCCGGCCGCGCCCGCGATGCTCAGGCTGGCCCGGTCCAGCCGCCATAGCGGCGCGCGCAAGCGTCCATTGCACAGCATCAGCATGGCCAGCGACACGACCAGCCCGGCCGGCGCCAGGGCGGGCGCACCGGCCCAGTGCCAGCCTATCCAGACGAGATTGCATGCCAGCATGGTCCACGCCATCATCGCCAGGACCAGCCTGGCAGGGCCTTTGCCGGCGGCGGCGCCCGGCCACAGGGGGCCGGGCAGCAGCGCGCCCGCCAGCAGCAGGGCGGCCAGCAGGAACAGGAAGTACGGTCCTTTCAGCCAGCCGGCAGCCGGCTGGCCGGCCCCTTCCGGCCACCAGCTGGCAAGCAGCCCCTGCAGGCACAGCGCGCACAGCAGGCTAGCCGGCGCCAGGCGCCACGGCAAAGGCCGCGCCGCCAGCACGAAGCTGGCCGCGAGCAGGACGACGGCGGCGAGCAAGCCCCGGTAGCCGGCCAGGCTGAACATGTATACGAGCAGGACGGTGCCCAGGCCGGCCAGCAGGAGCATCAGCAAGGGTTTGCGCATGGGGCGCCGGCCCGTCGGGCGCCGCGCCGCGCCGGGGCCTGTGCGCAGGATGTGCCACAAGGCCAGCAGCATGGCCGCCGCCAGGGCCGCGTACAGACCGCGTGAAAAGGTGGTACATGCCGCGTGCAGGGCCAGGGCCAGCAGCAGCAAGGCCAGCGCCGCCTGCCAGCGGCTGCGCGCGCGCGCCAGCCACAGGCCCGCAAATGGCAGGCTCAGCGCCAGATAGCCGTCCAGCGCGGCGCCGCCCGTGTGCATGGCGGAAAACGGCGCCGTGATGCGGTAGTCGCTGGACAGGTTCGTCAAACCGGGAAACACCGCCCGCTCCCACAGCGCGAACAGCGATACCATGGCCAGCCCGGCCAGCATGCCCGGCAGCGCGTAGCGGCGCAGGGCGGACGGCTCCCCATCGCGCAGCAGCAGCGGCAGCAGCAGCATGCTCCAGGCCCAGGCCTTGCCCAGTCGCAAGCTGTTGTAGGGGCTCAGGTAATTATCCCAGGCATACACGTCGAGGGGCGGCAGCGGCAGCACGCCGCGCAGCAGCGCCGCCAGCCAGGCCAGGCTGCACAGCAGCAGGCAGGCGCGCGCGGCGGGAGAAAGCTGCGCCGCGGCGCTCCGGGCCGGTCCGCCCAGGCGCCAATAGCCGCAGGCTACCGTCAGCAACAGCAGCACGTCGATTTCTTCGAGGAAGAACCAGCCCGTCCACGGCGCCAGGTCGAGCACGGGCAGCAGGGCGGGCACGCAGAACAGCCAGCAGGCGGGACGCCAGCACAGCAGCAGGAAATAGGCGGGCAGCAGGGCGGCGAACAGCAGGCCGGGCCAGCCGTGGCCCAGCGGATAATGGCGCAGGGCCAGCATGCAGGCCGCGCCCGCCAGCAAGGCCAGCAGCCGTGCTGCCAGGCCGGGCAAGGCCGTGTGCGTCGCCATGGCCTAGAGCTGGGTCAGCAAGGCCTGCGCCTCGGCCCGCTGCGGGAACTCCTTGTTGGCGGCAAGCAGCTGTTCCAGTTGCTTGCGCGCCCCCGGCTTGTCGCCCGATTTCGCCAGCGCCGCAGCCAGGTGGTACTGGATCTCGGGCAACTTCGGCGCCAGGCCGGCCGCCTTGCGCAGCAGGGTGGTCGCGCGTTTGACGTCGCCGTGTTCCAGCACGATCCAGCCCAGGGTGTCGAGCACGATGGGGTTGTCCGGCACCAGCTTGAGCGCCTGCTCGGCCGTCGCCTGCGCGCGCGGATCTTTTTCCTGCTGGTACGCCCAGGCCAGGTCGTTCAGCGCCGCCACATTGGCCGTGTCCTTGGTAGCGATGTACTGCAGCTGTTCGATGGCCGCGCCGTATTGCTTTGCCGCCAGCTTGACGCCGGCCAGGTAGGTGCGCACGCCCAGGTCATCGGGCTTGTCCTTCAGCCAGGCCGCCATGCGCGCATCGGCCTCGCGCACCTGGCCCGCGGCCAGCATGGCGCGGTGCAGCTGCACCTGCATGGGGCCAATATTGCTGAGCTGGATGGCGTGTTGGTACAGCTTGACGGCTTCCTGCGGCAGTTTCTGCGCCATCAGCACGTCGCCTTCGAGCTTGTAGCCAGCCGCCAGCTTCGGCTGGTGTTCCTGCACCTGGCGCGCCACGGCCAGCGCATCGCGCTGGCGATTCAGGCTCAGCAGCATGGCCACTTCGACCACGCGCGCTTCGAGCAGGGTCGGGTCAAGCGCTTGCGCGCGCTTGACGGCTTGCAGCGCATTGTGGCCGTCGCCCAGTGCCAGGTGCAAGCTGGCGATGCGCATCTGCAGCGGTGCCGACGTCGTCTGTATGCTGGCCAGCTTGCTGTAGCTGTCAAGCGCCGCCTGCGTCTGGCCGGCGCCGTATTCGACCTGCGCCCGCAGGGCCAGCGCATCGGCGTCGCCCGGGTGGCCCGACTGCAGGGTGCGTGCCAGTTCCAGCGCCTTGTCGGGCGCGCCCGTCCGCAGGTAAAAGTTACTCAGCAGCAGGGCCGGCGCGACGGCGTCGGGATTGTCGCGGTGGGCCCGCTCCAGCCAGCGTCGCGCCTCGTCCGTCTTGCCCT of Janthinobacterium sp. PAMC25594 contains these proteins:
- a CDS encoding XrtA/PEP-CTERM system exopolysaccharide export protein — protein: MNPFRRAFVCHTLLLACTSSLLGGCRTRYPLAPADDSAPMHDYLIGPGDSVNIIVWRNPEVSLTVAVRPDGKITTPLVEDLTASGKTSTQLARDIEQALGKFIQQPVVTVIVTNFSGPYGEQIRVIGEAAKPQALPYRLGMSLMDVLIAVGGITDFAAGNKASIIRMRDGNQQQLGVRLDDLLKSGDISANVMMRPGDVLLIPESFF
- a CDS encoding long-chain N-acyl amino acid synthase; this encodes MSFEDEPIISFDTPGAFSDLVVGEGQIDPAMEHELDLQRFHIRMANSRGRREAASLLIRKMYGWRGYAVDPGIAHALNKITLFAETAGSTVGTMTLCLDNDETGLPADENFRDKLDVLREQGRRLCEPSRLAIDKGVSKRVFAALIHISYIYAHNIHGFTDYVIEVNPRHVVFYKRMLGFKDFGGERECTRVGAPAVLLRLDLDYMGAQIRKYGGMMEQHGGERSFYPFFFPTWDEPGITDRLRQGRN
- a CDS encoding serine protease, producing MKSPPLTFSAVLLSGLLLAVASAPCRADQALAQVIARVKPSVVGVGSLQATRTPPMNFLGTGFVAGDGLSVLTCAHVVQKLLDASPDESIGILTGQGEAAQFRPARIQAVDTEHDLALLRLAGAPLPALALGDAATVREGQAMAFTGFPLGTLLGLHHVTHRATVSSLTPVVRPSATAQRLDTRRLAQLQKAPYTVFQLDATAYPGSSGSPLFDPETGIVYGIVNMVYVKGLKEAAITAPSGITYAIPGSHMQAILLKNK
- a CDS encoding XrtA system polysaccharide chain length determinant, encoding MEQLIQQLLSSLKGIWKYRWHALLVAWLVAIVGFIKVITLPDDFQTSARVFVDTQTILKPLLAGMTSVPNTEQQVAIMSRTLLSRPNVERVMRMVDLDLDSKTVREHEARLDELMSRIKITGTNAYDIYTISYSGRDPKLVRDVVQSLLTIFVEGSFQEKKGDSQKAVQFIDEQIKNYEDKLSAAENLVKEFKIRNNLLLPRQGIDYGSQLLMSSDSLNNAKLELVEAEQARKAIQSQIEGDEPVLDLEPNAASITNPELDERIATLNKNLDSLRMQFTELHPDIIASKRLIAQLEERKIEESKLKTASGDPGKNYSPMLQQLKVALTDADAKVAAIRARVQEYSARNERLLAQSNAVPEVESQLAQLNRDYVINKENYEKLIGRREAAKLSGELSSTTEMMAFKIIDPPTVQYAPVGPNRPLLFSAALGAALVAGIATALLISQVRPTFLSPAELRDATGLNVLGTVSMNWTPLQQVRRRRARYAFAGCLGSLFVLYGGVMTAALLKF